The Streptomyces sp. V3I7 genome segment AACTTCCGGCAGGCCTTCGACGAGCAGCCGCTGCTGCACGCCGCGCTCAACTCCCTGCTCACGGCAGCCGGGGCCGCGGTCGTCGCCGTGCTCATCGCCGTCCCGATGGCGTACGTCGTCGCCCGCCGCCGCACGCTGCTCTCGCGGGCCGCCTCCGGCTGGGTCGTGGTCAGCCAGGCGTTCCCGTTCGTGCTGCTGATCATCCCGCTGTTCCTGGTGCTGAAGAACCTCCGGCTGATCGACTCCCTGTCCGGGCTGGTCCTGGTCTACGTCGTCTGGGCGCTGCCGTTCGCGCTGTGGATGCTCACCGGATACGTCCGGGCGGTCCCCGTGGAGCTGGAGGAGGCCGCGGCGGTCGACGGGGCCGGGCGGCTGCGCACGCTGGTGTCGGTGACGGCGCCGCTGCTGGCGCCCGGGATCGCGGCGACGGCGCTGTTCGCGTTCGTCACCGCGTGGAACGAGTTCTTCTTCGCGCTGGTGCTGCTGAAGACCCCGGACCAGCAGACGCTGCCCGTGGTCCTCACCCACTTCATCGGCGCGGAGGGCGTAGCGGACCTCGGCCCGCTGGCCGCGGCCGCCTGCCTCGCGACGCTGCCCTCGCTGGTGGTGTTCGCGTTCATCCAGCGACGGATCACGGGCGACATGGTCGCCGGGGCGGTGAAGAGCTGATGCGGACCACGAGACTGCTGGCCCTGGTGCTCCTGCTCCTGGCCACCGGATGCACCTCCGGCGCGGTGAAGGGCCACGGCCCGATCACCCTGCGCTTCCAGTCCCTGGCCTGGCAGGAGGAGTCCGTCGCCGCCAACAAGGAACTGGTCGAGGAGTGGAACGCCACGCACCCCGGCATCAAGGTGGAGTACGTCCAGGGCAGTTGGGACGGCGTCCACGACCAGCTGCTCACCTCCTTCGAGGGCGGTGAGGCCCCGGACGTCATCCACGACGCCTCCGACGACCTCGCTGACTTCGCCTACGGGGGCTACCTCGCCGACCTCACCCACCTGCTGCCCCGACGACTCAAGTCCGCGATACCCGAGCGCAGCTGGGAGACCGCCACCTTCGGCAAGGGTGTCTACGGCGTGCCGTTCCTCCAGGAGCCGCGGGTGCTCATCGCCAACACGGCATGGCTGCGCGAGTCCGGCGTACGGATACCGACGCCGCAACACCCGTGGAGCTGGGGAGAGTTCCGGAAGGTGACGAAACGGCTCAGCGGGCACGGCAAGTACGGTGTCGCCTGGCCACTGAAGGAGCCCGTCTCCGCGACGCTCAACCTGTCGCTGTCGGTGGGCGGGCGGCTCTTCCACCGGGGCGCGGACGGCAAGGTCGCCGTGCGCTTCGGGGCGGCCGACCAGGTGGTGCCGCGCACGGTCCACGACCAGGTCGCCGCCGACCGCAGCGCGCCCGGCTCGACGCTCGGCAGCGGCGGCTCGGACACCCTGCCCGGCTTCTTCGCGGGCAAGTACGCGATGGTCCCGCTGGGCTTCTCCTACCGCCAGCAGATCGTGCAGCAGGCGCCGAAGGGCTTCGACTGGCAGGTGCTGCCCGCGCCGGCCGGCGCCGGCGGGCTCACCCAGGGCGTCAGCCCGCAGACCCTGTCCGTCGCCGCGGACAGCCCGCACAAGAAGGAGGCCGCCGCGTTCGTCGACTTCCTGCTGCGGCCGCCCCACATGGTGCGGCTGGCCCTCGGCGACTGGATGCTGCCCACCGGTACCGAGGCCCTGAAGGACCCGGCCCTGCACACCGCGAAGAACGGCTGGGCCACCGGCACCGCCCTCGCGGCCCACCTGCGCTCCGCGCCCGCCCAGTCCGTACGCGGCTACCCGGAGTGGAAGGACAAGGTGGCCACCCCGGCCCTCCAGGAGTACTACAGCGGCGCGATCGGCGACGCCGAGCTGCGCCGCCGCCTTGAACGGGACGGCAACCTGGTCCTCGCCCGCTACCAGCGCTGAGGGAGTGGGGGGAGCCGGGGCCGGCTGGCAAGCACAACACGGCGATCGCGCCGCCTTGTTGAACAAGTCACAGCAGGGTGAAGAGGTTGCCGAGCGGCCGTTCGATCGGTCAGAGTTTCGCCAACCCGGCGTGCCGGGCCGCGGCCGCCGCGCCCGCCCCCACGGGGCACGGCGGCCGCACCCTAGGGTGTGCGGATGACGACGTATGCGGCGCTGCTGCGCGGAATCAACGTGGGCGGCAAGAAGAAGGTCCCGATGGCCGAGCTGCGGGGGCTCATGGAGGGCCTCGGCCATCACGGCGTACGCACCCATCTCCAGAGCGGTCAAGCCGTGTTCACCGCCGACCGCGGCGACGAGCAGTCCCTCGCCGCGGAGTTGACGGAGGCCATCGAGGCGCACTTCGGCTTCCCGGTCGACGTGCTCGTACGCGACCACGCCTACCTCAGGGCCGTCGCCGACGCCTGCCCCTTCCCGGCCGCCGAGCTGGCGCCCAAGCAGCTCCACGTCACGTACTTCTCCGCCCCCGTCGACGCGGAGCGCTTCGCCGCCATCGACCAGGCGGCCCATCTCCCCGAGGAGTTCCGCCTCGGCGACCACGCCCTCTACCTGTACGCCCCTGACGGCCTCGGCCGCTCCAAGCTCGCCGAGGCCCTGTCCCGGCCGCGGATCACCAAGGGGCTGATCGCCACCAGCCGCAACTGGAACACGGTCGTCAAACTGGTGGAGATGACGGCAGGTTGAGCCGCAGCGCGCAGACGCGGCGGGTGTGCGAGGCTCGGGCCCATGCGCTACATCATCATCGGGGCAGGGGCGGTCGGCGGCACCGTCGGAGGACGGCTCGCCCAGGCGGGGCGCGAGGTCGTCCTCCTCGGCCGCCTGCGCGGCGTACCGACGCCGCTGAACGCCCTGCTCCAGCGGCTCGCCAACCACTTCGCGCGCGAGCACCGCCCGGCCGGGTCGCTGCCGGCCGACGAGCTGATGCGGC includes the following:
- a CDS encoding DUF1697 domain-containing protein, with translation MTTYAALLRGINVGGKKKVPMAELRGLMEGLGHHGVRTHLQSGQAVFTADRGDEQSLAAELTEAIEAHFGFPVDVLVRDHAYLRAVADACPFPAAELAPKQLHVTYFSAPVDAERFAAIDQAAHLPEEFRLGDHALYLYAPDGLGRSKLAEALSRPRITKGLIATSRNWNTVVKLVEMTAG
- a CDS encoding ABC transporter substrate-binding protein, translated to MRTTRLLALVLLLLATGCTSGAVKGHGPITLRFQSLAWQEESVAANKELVEEWNATHPGIKVEYVQGSWDGVHDQLLTSFEGGEAPDVIHDASDDLADFAYGGYLADLTHLLPRRLKSAIPERSWETATFGKGVYGVPFLQEPRVLIANTAWLRESGVRIPTPQHPWSWGEFRKVTKRLSGHGKYGVAWPLKEPVSATLNLSLSVGGRLFHRGADGKVAVRFGAADQVVPRTVHDQVAADRSAPGSTLGSGGSDTLPGFFAGKYAMVPLGFSYRQQIVQQAPKGFDWQVLPAPAGAGGLTQGVSPQTLSVAADSPHKKEAAAFVDFLLRPPHMVRLALGDWMLPTGTEALKDPALHTAKNGWATGTALAAHLRSAPAQSVRGYPEWKDKVATPALQEYYSGAIGDAELRRRLERDGNLVLARYQR
- a CDS encoding carbohydrate ABC transporter permease, whose translation is MRTRGTGARLGRLGQYTALLAYLVFLAFPFLWLLSIAFKSPRELGSLHPTWIPDDPTWANFRQAFDEQPLLHAALNSLLTAAGAAVVAVLIAVPMAYVVARRRTLLSRAASGWVVVSQAFPFVLLIIPLFLVLKNLRLIDSLSGLVLVYVVWALPFALWMLTGYVRAVPVELEEAAAVDGAGRLRTLVSVTAPLLAPGIAATALFAFVTAWNEFFFALVLLKTPDQQTLPVVLTHFIGAEGVADLGPLAAAACLATLPSLVVFAFIQRRITGDMVAGAVKS